The following proteins come from a genomic window of Malus sylvestris chromosome 4, drMalSylv7.2, whole genome shotgun sequence:
- the LOC126619330 gene encoding cytochrome P450 CYP82D47-like produces the protein MKQIPMDFHLPSLVPFVVASLAFSLFLYSIFLKSRKAVRKLPPQAGGAWPIIGHLPLLVRSSEPLHVVIAQLADTYGPIFTFMFGVKRTLVLSSSEMAKECLKTYDKVFASRVSSLASEILGYNYAFFPFSSYGYYFSHVQKMVMAEVLSPHRVEMLKHLRESEVSASMKEIYDRWTKNNKSSGSDKVVVPMKDWFAEINQNVVFRMIIGKRISEATNYTHGDLIGREVFKDWLRLNATFVLSDALPFLRWLDLGGHEKTMRKVAKEVDQVLQGWLEEHKQKKKRTVSNGVKGDEEERDFMDLMLSVLDDAKVTNSFEADIINKATSLSLLLAGVDVTTGTLTWALSLLLNSPKTLKKVQEEIDQNIGRERAVKESDVDNLVYLQAVIKETLRLYPPGPTLLPHASNEDCVLAGYHIPANTRVLVNVWKIHRDPKVWPDPNEFRPERFFTTHSYIDIKGQDFELIPFGSGRRMCAGIALALRIMPLTLASLLHGFEIATPTGEPVDMRESMEFTNHRTSQLDVLLTPRLPAQVYEEYGK, from the exons ATGAAACAAATACCTATGGACTTCCACCTACCATCTCTTGTACCTTTTGTGGTAGCTTCATTAGCCTTTTCATTGTTCCTCTACTCTATATTTTTGAAGTCAAGAAAAGCAGTCAGAAAACTACCACCGCAAGCCGGAGGTGCGTGGCCGATAATCGGTCACCTACCCTTGTTAGTACGTTCGTCTGAGCCACTACATGTGGTGATAGCTCAATTGGCGGACACGTACGGACCGATCTTCACTTTCATGTTCGGAGTGAAGAGAACCCTAGTTTTGAGCAGCTCGGAAATGGCGAAAGAGTGCTTAAAGACCTACGACAAAGTGTTTGCTAGCCGTGTAAGCTCTTTAGCCTCAGAAATCTTGGGCTACAACTATGCCTTCTTTCCCTTCAGCTCTTACGGCTACTACTTTAGTCATGTACAGAAGATGGTCATGGCGGAGGTCTTATCCCCCCACCGCGTCGAGATGCTCAAACACTTAAGAGAATCCGAAGTGAGTGCATCGATGAAAGAAATATACGATCGGTGGACGAAGAACAACAAGAGTAGTGGTTCCGATAAGGTGGTGGTACCGATGAAAGACTGGTTTGCGGAAATAAACCAGAACGTGGTCTTTAGAATGATTATCGGGAAACGAATTTCAGAAGCTACAAATTACACCCATGGAGACTTGATAGGGAGAGAGGTATTCAAGGATTGGCTTCGACTGAATGCTACTTTTGTACTGTCGGATGCGCTTCCGTTCTTGAGGTGGTTGGATTTGGGTGGCCATGAGAAGACCATGAGGAAGGTAGCAAAGGAGGTAGATCAAGTGCTTCAAGGATGGTTAGAAGAGCATAAGCAGAAGAAAAAGAGGACTGTTTCTAATGGAGTGAAAGGTGATGAGGAGGAGCGTGACTTCATGGATTTGATGCTTTCAGTTCTTGATGATGCAAAAGTTACCAATTCTTTTGAAGCTGACATTATCAACAAAGCTACCTCACTG AGTCTTCTTCTAGCAGGTGTAGATGTGACGACAGGGACATTAACATGGGCACTGTCTCTACTTCTTAACAGCCCTAAAACTCTAAAAAAAGTCCAGGAAGAGATAGACCAAAATATTGGCAGAGAGAGGGCAGTAAAAGAATCGGACGTCGACAACTTAGTCTATCTCCAAGCCGTTATCAAAGAAACGCTCCGTTTATACCCTCCCGGACCAACCTTATTGCCCCATGCATCCAATGAAGATTGCGTTCTAGCCGGCTACCATATCCCAGCAAACACTCGCGTCCTCGTCAACGTATGGAAGATTCATCGAGACCCGAAGGTCTGGCCCGATCCAAATGAGTTTCGACCTGAACGATTCTTCACAACACACAGCTACATTGATATTAAAGGTCAGGATTTTGAGTTGATACCGTTTGGCAGTGGAAGAAGAATGTGCGCCGGAATAGCACTTGCCCTCAGGATTATGCCATTGACACTCGCTTCTTTGCTTCATGGATTTGAAATCGCAACTCCGACGGGTGAACCAGTTGACATGCGTGAGTCGATGGAATTTACCAACCATAGAACCTCCCAACTTGACGTCCTTCTCACTCCGCGCCTTCCTGCTCAAGTATATGAAGAGTATGGTAAATAA
- the LOC126619333 gene encoding cytochrome P450 CYP82D47-like — translation MDFHLPSLVPFVVASLAFSLFLYSIIFKSRKAVRKLPPQARSAWPIIGHLPLLVRSSEPLHVVIAQLADTYGPIFTFMFGVKRTLVLSSSEMAKECLKTHDKVFASRVSSLASEILGYNYAFFPFSSYGYYFSHVQKMVMAEVLSPHRVEMLKHFRESEVSASMKEIYDRWTKNNKSSGSDKVVVQMKDWFADINQNVVFRMIIGKRISEATNYTHGDLIGSDVFKDWLRLNATFVLSDALPFLRWLDLGGHEKTMRKVAKEVDQVLQGWLEEHKQKKKRTVSSGVKDDEEERDFMDLMLSVLDDAKVTNSFEADIINKATSLSLLLAGVDVTTGTLTWALSLLLNSPKTLKKVQEEIDQNIGRERAVKESDVDNLVYLQAVIKETLRLYPPGPTLLPHASNEDCVLAGYHIPANTRVLVNVWKIHRDPKVWPDPNEFRPERFFTTHSDIDVKGQDFELIPFGSGRRMCAGIALALRIMPLTLASLLHGFEIATPTGEPVDMRESMEFTNHRTSQLEVLLTPRLSAQVYEEYGK, via the exons ATGGACTTCCACCTACCATCTCTTGTTCCTTTTGTGGTAGCATCATTGGCCTTTTCATTGTTCCTCTACTCTATAATTTTTAAGTCAAGAAAAGCAGTTAGAAAACTACCACCTCAAGCCAGAAGTGCGTGGCCGATAATTGGTCACCTACCCTTGTTAGTACGTTCGTCTGAGCCACTACATGTGGTGATAGCTCAATTGGCGGACACATACGGACCGATCTTCACTTTCATGTTCGGAGTGAAGAGAACCCTAGTTTTGAGCAGCTCGGAAATGGCGAAAGAGTGCTTAAAGACCCACGACAAAGTGTTTGCTAGCCGTGTAAGCTCTTTAGCCTCAGAAATCTTGGGCTACAACTATGCCTTCTTTCCTTTCAGCTCTTACGGCTACTACTTTAGCCATGTACAGAAGATGGTCATGGCGGAGGTCTTATCCCCCCACCGCGTCGAGATGCTCAAACACTTTAGAGAATCCGAAGTGAGTGCATCGATGAAAGAAATATACGATCGGTGGACGAAGAACAACAAGAGTAGTGGTTCCGATAAGGTGGTGGTACAGATGAAGGACTGGTTTGCGGACATAAACCAGAACGTGGTCTTTAGAATGATTATCGGGAAACGAATTTCAGAAGCTACAAATTACACGCATGGAGACTTGATAGGGAGTGATGTATTCAAGGATTGGCTTCGACTGAATGCTACTTTTGTACTGTCGGATGCGCTTCCGTTCTTGAGGTGGTTGGATTTGGGTGGCCATGAGAAGACCATGAGGAAGGTAGCAAAGGAGGTAGATCAAGTGCTTCAAGGATGGTTAGAAGAGcataagcaaaagaaaaagaggacTGTTTCTAGTGGAGTGAAAGATGATGAGGAGGAGCGTGACTTCATGGATTTGATGCTTTCAGTTCTTGATGATGCTAAAGTTACCAATTCTTTTGAAGCTGACATTATCAACAAAGCTACCTCACTG AGTCTTCTTCTAGCAGGTGTAGATGTGACAACAGGGACATTAACATGGGCACTGTCTCTACTTCTTAACAGCCCTAAAACTCTAAAAAAGGTCCAGGAAGAGATAGACCAAAATATTGGCAGAGAGAGGGCAGTAAAAGAATCAGACGTCGACAACTTAGTCTATCTCCAAGCCGTTATCAAAGAAACGCTCCGTTTATACCCTCCCGGACCAACCTTATTGCCCCATGCATCCAATGAAGATTGCGTTCTAGCCGGCTACCATATCCCAGCAAACACTCGCGTCCTCGTCAACGTATGGAAGATTCATCGAGACCCGAAGGTCTGGCCCGATCCAAATGAGTTTCGACCTGAACGATTCTTCACAACACACAGCGACATTGATGTTAAAGGTCAGGATTTTGAGTTGATACCGTTTGGCAGTGGAAGAAGAATGTGCGCCGGAATAGCACTTGCCCTCAGGATTATGCCATTGACACTCGCTTCTTTGCTTCATGGATTTGAAATCGCAACTCCGACGGGTGAGCCGGTTGACATGCGTGAGTCGATGGAATTTACCAACCATAGAACCTCCCAACTTGAAGTCCTTCTCACTCCGCGCCTTTCTGCTCAAGTATATGAAGAGTATggtaaataa